The bacterium nucleotide sequence GGCGAGGTCGCCGTGATTCAGGCGAAGGCGCTGGTCATCGCCACGGGCGGTCTGTGCCGGGTGTACGGGTTCACGACGTACTCGCATCACGTAACCGGGGACGGCCTGGCGCTCGCGTACCGGGCGGGATTGCCGCTCAAGGACCTCGAGTTCATTCAGTTTCACCCGACGGGCCTGGTGCCGTCCGGCATTCTCATCACCGAGGCGGCCCGCGGCGAGGGCGGCCACCTGGTCGACGCCGGCGGGCGGCGGTTCATGGAGGACTACGCCCCGAAGATGCTCGAGCTTGCGCCGCGCGACATCGTCGCCCGTGCGGAGGCGACGGAGCTCGAGGCCGGGCGCGGGTTGACCGATCGCGAGGGCCAGCGCTACATCGGGCTCGATCTCAGGCACCTGGGCCGCGACCGGATCGTGGAACGCCTCCCGCAGATCCGCGAGGTGGCCATCCGGCTGAACGGGATCGATCCGGTCGACGGGGCCCTGCCGGTCCGGCCCGCGGCCCACTACACAATGGGCGGCATCCACGCCGACATCGACGGGAAGACCCCCGCGGACAACGTGTGGGTGGCCGGCGAGGCCGCCTGCCTGTCCCTGCACGGCGCGAACCGGCTCGGCACAAACTCCACGGCCGAGTGCCTGGTCTGGGGCGCCATCGCCGGAGCGGCCGCCGCCCACCACGCGGCGGGCGAACGCAGTCTCCCGGCGCCGCCGATCGCGGAGGCGGAAGAGGAACGCGCCCGGCTGGGACGGCTGCTCGAGGGCACGGGGACCGCGAGCCCGTATGAGCTGCGGCGGCACCTGCAGCAGGTCATCGACGCGCACGTCGGGGTGTTCCGAGACGACGCGGGGCTCCGCCTCGCGCTGGGGGAAGTGAAGGCGCTGCGGGCCGCATCACGCGGGCTCCGGGTCCAGGACCGCAGCTGGGTCTACAACACCGACCTCCTCGAAGCGCTGGAACTCGAGAACATGCTGGAACTCGCGGAAGTACTGGTCGCCGGCGCCCTCGAGCGGCGCGAGAGCCGGGGGGCGCACGCGCGGCGGGACTATCCGGCGCGCGACGACGGCAACTGGCTGGCCCACACCCTGGCGTTCCGCGCCGAGGACGGACCACGGTTCGAGCGGCTGCCCGTCCGGATCACGACGTGGAAGCCGGTCGAACGGAGGTACTGATGGCCACGCCGCCGGTCGAGGGAAGCACGGTTCCACGCCCACCGCGGCTCGCCCACCATCTCGGCGTCCGGGGGTGGGCGTACGGCGGCCGCTATACGGTCGAGCGCTACCTGTTTCTGCTGCACCGGGTCTCGGGGGTCGCGCTCATTCTGTACCTGCCGGTGCACGTGTGGATCACGGCACAGCGGTTGGCCGGCCCGGCGGCGTGGGAGGCGACGATGCGCGTCTTCGACCGCCCCGTGTTCGTGGCCGGCGAGTTCCTGATCCTGGCGGCGTTCGTTTTCCACGCGCTGAACGGCATCCGCCTGGTCCTGGCGCACTTCGGCATCACGCTGGGCCGGCCGATCCTTCCGGTGTATCCGTACCCGGTCGCCCTGCACCGCGGGCGGGTGCTGATGTGGGGCCTCATGGTGCTCGCCGCCGCGTTGATCATCGTCAGCGCGGCCGACATCATCCTCGCGATGTTGGGGCGGGGTTAGAAACGGAGCAGATCGAGGATGGACGAACGCGGATGGTGGCTCCTATCGCTCGCGGCGGCGGTCGCGCTGGTCGTGCTGCTCGGCGCGCACATGGCGGTGCAGCACTATGACGCCGTGCTCCGCGCACTCGGCTGGATCCACGGCCCTCCCGCGCGCAGCTTCACGGCGGTGGCCTCGCGAGGGCGGACCGCCGTCTGGGCGGCCATGTACGGCCTCTTGCTGCTCTTTGCCCTGTATCACGGCCTCTACGGCCTGCGGGGCATGCTGCTGGAGGTCTGGCCGCGCGCGGCCCGCGTGATTACCGCGGTCCTGGCGGCCGCGGGCGTCGCCGTGGCAGCGTTCGGCACGGTCACCCTCCTGCGCGCTCTGGGGGGATCGTAGCGTGCGTGCGCGCGCGGGCCTGCGGCCCGGCGACGCCGTCACCGTCCGGGTCGCGCGCTACGATCCCGACCGGGACCGGAGCCTGCGCTGGCAGGAGTGGCAGGCGCCCTGGGAAGCCGGCCTGACGGTGCTCGAGCTGCTTTTCCGCGTCAAGGAGACGCAGGACGGCACGCTGACGTTCCGCGCGGCGTGCCGGATGGGCGTGTGCGGCTCGTGCGGCATGCACATCAACGGAAAACCGCGCCTGGCCTGCGACACGCAGGTCGCCGAGTTGGGCCCGCGGATCGTCGTCGGACCGCTGCCCAACCACGACGTCATCAAGGATCTCGTGCCGGACCTCGATCCGACGTTCGCGCGGCATCGGGCGGTCCAGCCGTATCTGATTCGGGACGATCGGGTCGAAATGGACCGTCCGACGCGGGAGTATCATCAGACGCCGGCCGAGATGAACGCGTATCTCCAGTTTGCCGGCTGCATCACCTGCAGCCTGTGCGTCGCGGCCTGCCCGGTGTCCGCCACCGACCGGCTGTTCCTCGGGCCGCAGGCCCTCGCCCAGGCCTATCGCTATACCGCCGACAGCCGCGACGGCGGGCTCGCCGCGCGCGAGGCCGGCCTCGCCCGCACCCACGGCGTCGTCTCCTGCCATCTCGCCGGCGCCTGCAGCGAAGCGTGCCCCAAAGGCGTGGACCCCGCGCTGGCCATTCAGTTGCTGAACCGCGCGCTGCTCACGGGGCCATCGCATCGCGGCGCGGCGCCGCTCGTCGAGGTCGGGCCGCCCGGCGCTCCGCCGGAGGACCGCCCGGTCGCCCCGCCGCCGACCGTCACGCCGGGAGGAGGCGAGAGCGCCTCGTAAAACGCCTGCCGTTCGCCTCCCCTCGGGCCGCCTTTCCGCGCATCGTGACGGGGCAGGATCATGGTAGAATCGAGCCGAGATGGGAACGTTTGGGTATCCGATCGAAATCGGCCCGCTGTCCGGCGATCGCTGGGACAAGGTAGAGGCGTTGGTGGACACGGGTGCCACGTATACCGGGATCCCCCGCCCTGTCCTCGACGGCCTCGGCATCACGCCGACGGACCGGCGTACGCTGCGCCTTGCCAATGGCCAAACGATTGATCGCGACGCCGGGTTAGTGCTGGTGCGTCTCGATGGACGGACCGTCGTCACGACCTGCATCTTCGGTGACCCTGGCTCGATGGCGCTCCTTGGGGCGGTGACGCTCGAGGAAAGCGCCCTCGCCCCGGACCCATCCACAGACGTCTCCTCCCTGTGACAGCACTACTCGCATCCCTCTGGCCGGCCTCCGACAGATAGCTACGCTACGGCGGGAGACGCGAGGGGACTTACACGCCCAGATAGGCCCGCCGAACATCCGGATTTTCGAGCAGCGCGGCTCCCGGGCCGTCCAACACGATGCGGCCGTTCTCGAGCACGTACGCGCGATCGGCCAGGTCGAGCGCCCGCTGAACGTTCTGCTCGACCAGCAGCACCGTGAGACCCGCCCGGCGCACACGCTCGATCACCTCGAACACATTGTCCACCACCGTGGGGGCGAGGCCCAGCGACGGCTCGTCCAGCATCAAGAGCCGCGGCTCGCTCATCAGGGCGCGCCCGATGGCCAGCATCTGCTGCTCG carries:
- a CDS encoding succinate dehydrogenase/fumarate reductase flavoprotein subunit gives rise to the protein MRVLKHDVLILGSGLAGLRAALETQRASRGGVDIALLAKVQLMRAHSVAAEGGTAAVLYPEQGDSLDLHAWDTVRGSDFLADQDVVSRFVERARDEILNLEHWGLPWSRRSDGRLGQRPFGGHSFPRATFAADRTGFYEMHTLYDTLQRYGRVTRYDEWVATRLILRDHTLAGLAVWSLTTGEVAVIQAKALVIATGGLCRVYGFTTYSHHVTGDGLALAYRAGLPLKDLEFIQFHPTGLVPSGILITEAARGEGGHLVDAGGRRFMEDYAPKMLELAPRDIVARAEATELEAGRGLTDREGQRYIGLDLRHLGRDRIVERLPQIREVAIRLNGIDPVDGALPVRPAAHYTMGGIHADIDGKTPADNVWVAGEAACLSLHGANRLGTNSTAECLVWGAIAGAAAAHHAAGERSLPAPPIAEAEEERARLGRLLEGTGTASPYELRRHLQQVIDAHVGVFRDDAGLRLALGEVKALRAASRGLRVQDRSWVYNTDLLEALELENMLELAEVLVAGALERRESRGAHARRDYPARDDGNWLAHTLAFRAEDGPRFERLPVRITTWKPVERRY
- the sdhC gene encoding succinate dehydrogenase, cytochrome b556 subunit: MATPPVEGSTVPRPPRLAHHLGVRGWAYGGRYTVERYLFLLHRVSGVALILYLPVHVWITAQRLAGPAAWEATMRVFDRPVFVAGEFLILAAFVFHALNGIRLVLAHFGITLGRPILPVYPYPVALHRGRVLMWGLMVLAAALIIVSAADIILAMLGRG
- a CDS encoding succinate dehydrogenase iron-sulfur subunit, which codes for MRARAGLRPGDAVTVRVARYDPDRDRSLRWQEWQAPWEAGLTVLELLFRVKETQDGTLTFRAACRMGVCGSCGMHINGKPRLACDTQVAELGPRIVVGPLPNHDVIKDLVPDLDPTFARHRAVQPYLIRDDRVEMDRPTREYHQTPAEMNAYLQFAGCITCSLCVAACPVSATDRLFLGPQALAQAYRYTADSRDGGLAAREAGLARTHGVVSCHLAGACSEACPKGVDPALAIQLLNRALLTGPSHRGAAPLVEVGPPGAPPEDRPVAPPPTVTPGGGESAS
- a CDS encoding retroviral-like aspartic protease family protein: MGTFGYPIEIGPLSGDRWDKVEALVDTGATYTGIPRPVLDGLGITPTDRRTLRLANGQTIDRDAGLVLVRLDGRTVVTTCIFGDPGSMALLGAVTLEESALAPDPSTDVSSL